The DNA sequence ATCCCTTCCTTCTCCAGGACTCCAGGTGTCCCGGTGTTAAAACAAACCCACATTACTGGGGCCTGATGgtctcctctgccttctgccttgCATCTTTGGCAGCCAAATGCCTTGGAGTGGTCTACATGCAGGGTCCCTTGCCTCCCACTCTCATGGGCTCTGGGCTTCCCTCCGAGTGATTCCCCCAAGAGCACTCCCCAGTTCCGTGTCTTCTCACTGCTCCTGGGCATTCGGTGACCACTATAATCCCTCTGTGCCGAGGGAACACcacagggatcctcccacttctcccctcctccttcctccccgtTCAAGCCATGACCCGAGGCATCGGCTGAGTGCCCTGCCTACTTCAGTCCAGTCCTGTGGGTGAATCTCCTCAGCTGCTCAACCTCCTCCGTGTCTCAGGGAGGCCGGAGGAAGCTCACCCAGAGAGAGCCTGAAGGTGGTCAGACTGCTCAGAGGGGCCTCCAGAGGGCTGCCCAGAAGCCTTGGTAGGATGGAAGTGGTACAGGAATCCTCATGCCTTTGGCTTCCCCTCCCCGCTGGACTCGTCATCCCAGCCCCACCCCAATTCCTCACCAGCTTGTAACTcacccctctccctgcccctcagCCAAAAGTGACATGTGAGAGAGAGGTCCATGACACATTTTGTCTGGCCTGCCATACTTTTTGAAAGTTTCATTTAGGTGCTATCATTTAAAAACCAGAAGATTTCACTTAAGAATCCAGCATTCtagtttcttttgaaaaatcagaagatCTGGCAACACTAGGCCCACATTCCAGCATGGCAACAACCAGCTAGACGGTGCTGGCTGTTCCCTCTGTGGGGCTTGTGCTCTGGTTTCTGGAGTTCTAACCCTCCCAGGCCCAACTGCCACCTACGACAGCTGCGTGGCCCCTACGCTGTGTCTTTGCACAAGGCGGCCCAGCAGGAAGGAACAAAATCGGGGTTGATGAGGGGTTGTCCTGTTCAgccctccccactgcccacagGCCTTGGCACGTGAAGGAGGCCAGAGTAGGGTGAGCAGGAAGGCGGTGGGGATCCCGGTCTGGACACACCCCAGCCACTCTCTGATCACTGTGCATGGCTAGCAGCGTCCCAGGCACCCCACGTGTCCTGGCCCAGCTCAAGCCCGCCTTGGCAGCCAGCTGGCTGCAACTGAGTAGCTTGCTGTCTTGGTCGTGGCCACCCCACATCCTGTCGGAGCTGGGCCCGGGACCTGAGGCCTTGTCCTGAGCCTTAGCAATGTGGCCTGTAGGTACAGGCTTCCTCACTGTCCATCCAACTCAGCTGAATGTGCACCAGGGCGTGGCGGTCTTGTCACAGTCCAACATGATGTTGAGGACAGTACAGGGGGCCCCGCCCACGGACAGGGCAGTGCGGGAAGCCACTTGGTACTTCACAGTGTTCAGGCCTCCCTCCCTGTCCACCTTGAACTGCTcctgggaaggaagggaggaaagagcaCGGACTCAGGGCTGCATGAGTACCAGCTACCCACCGACCCCACACAACCTCGCCATCAGAGGCCCTGTGGTCCCCACTGGAGAGGAAGAACCCATAGCTCAAAGCAGTGAAGCCTCTTGCCCAGGGCTGTGCCCCACTAGGAAGCAGGAGAGCCGGGATCTCCTGTTGGATGCATATGCCTCCTAGAGAAGGGGCTGTTTGAGGGCAGGATCCTTGCATCCCGGGTGTGGCTCCCCAACCCCACTCTGCCAGCCTGCATGGACCCTGAGGTCTGAGCTGACCCACAGTGCCCAGGGTGCCCACAGCAGCCACCAGAGCAGGGCACAGTGCCCAAGCAGAATGCCTGTCGATGACCTGGGCCAAGCAGGGGAGGATGGGGCCGTTTGGGTCAAGGAGAACTTGGTGAAAGCTCGGGCCTGCTGGCTCCCCACATCACCACCTATCCATCCCCGATAAGGAGCCCTGCCAGCACCTGTTTTTGAGCCGCGATGCGCTTCTGGTCCCTCTTCCGCCAGGCTGGGTCATGCAGGTGGTGAAATGTCTTGTACCCAGTTGTAATTCCCGAGGGGCGGAAAAGCTAGGGAGGTCCAAGGAAGTCGGGGTCAGACTGCCCTTCCTGGAGCCCCAGCCCTCACCACCAGCTCCTCTGAGGTCCCACAGGCAGGggcctgcactcccagcctgcAGGAGAGGAGACTGGGGCCCACAGGGCAAGGAACTGGCTAGATGACCACGTGGGGCAGGGTTAGGGCAGGGGTCAGAACCAGGGCCATCTCCAGACCCCGGGAGCTTTATCTGAGGAAACAGAAGAGAATCTCTGGGCAGCCACCACAGCTGAGGTGGTGGCAGGGCCCCGGGGAACCTCACCTGCAGCCCAGCTCCTTTAATGCGCCGGTAGAACTCATCGTCCTCGCGGCCCCAGCCCCAGAAGCGGTTGGACATCCCGTTGCACTGACACAGAGACAAGCAGCGTCACTCGCCCCATCCTCCCGGGGGGCCTTTGGTCTCCTACCGCTTGGGAGTGCCCCTCTCCCCGGGCGGTTCTGAATAAGCGCCAGGTGCTTACAGGCTCCTCCACCTCTGCAGTGCTGGGGGCAGCAGGAAGCAGTACATCCCAGTCCCTCTCCCGTTCTCATGGGGCCTTGAACCTGTGTGAGATGCTCACCTTCTCAAAAATGTCTGGCTGGCCAGAGGGGATCTCCTTGGGGAACTATCGATGGGCAGAAGCGCCAGCTCCTCCTTGATTTCTGCTTCCCCCATTTCCCTTTCTCCTGGTGGCCCTGCCCTCAtctcttcctgtgtgtgtgtgagaggggtAGCTGGGTTCCATGACAGACACCCATTCTTGTACCTGGCTCAGGGGCTTCATTTACATAAAGCTGGCTCCTGCCATGGCCTGGAGAGGAAGAGacccaggcctgagccacctggTTCTTCCTGCCTGCCCGTCCACCAGCCAGGGACTGGCTCAGGGGTGGGCTCAGCACTCAAGCCGGCCAATCAAGAGCCAGTGCAGCTCACTGCTGGACTCCTGCCTGAGCTATGAGGGAAGGGTCCCATCTCCCACCAGACTGGGGCCTAGATGGATACAGACTGCAGTGACAACCACCATCTTGCCAATAAATCCAGTGTAGGGAAGGCAGAGCTGAGAGATGGACAGAGAAATAGGGTCCTGGTGACACTGTCTGAGAGGTGGGCAAGCTGAACCTGAACTGCCCCCTACACTCTTCAATGTTAAGGGCCATGAACTCCCCAGGCTTCTGAAGCCAGCTTGCAAGTGGTTCCGCGGCTGCAGCTGACTGGCTCGCCTGCTCCTCGCACTCTGGCTGCTCTTAGGTTCCCCTGCTAGGCCTGGGCAGGGCTCCATCTGCTGGAGGGGCCTCACCAGCTGGTAATGCTGCTTGGAGAGCAGCAGGATGCCGCCGACATAAGTCTTGTAGTGGTAGAGAGGGTGGAGCTCCGGGGAGGCCACGTGGAAGGGCCCAGCCTCAGGAAAGCCATAGTCCAGCTCCTCGTTGAGAGGGAGCAGGTCAACGTCATGCATGGCAATGTAGTCCGTGCTGTTGCTGCTCTCCAGGAAGCCCACGTTGATAAGCGCCGCCCGGTTGAACCTGTGCAGGGCGGCCAAGGCTGGGCAGGGGCAGCACACGGGCTCACTGCCTGGGGCTCAGCACCCACCTGGGGGTCCCCGTGGTGCCTATGCTGTCCTCTGGCCCAGCACTGACTTCATTCAACCTGTAGGGCTGTCCCCTCCACTCATtgcacaaatatttactaagcacctactatgtgccagaaactaTTCAAAGCACTGGAGGTACAGCAGTGAGAAACCAGGCCCTGCTCTCAAGGAACTGAGATTCTAatagaaggaaacagaaacaaacaagcaaacacaaagCGAGGCCGGGAGTGGTTAGCGCTGGGGGAAAAGCAAAGCAGGCGAGGAGGGTGATCttgctgggggtggaggtggctctTGTCCTTGATGGGGCCGTCAGGGAGGGCCAGGGGAATTGAGTGACAGAAACCTGAAGGCCTGAAGAGATGACTCACCGGGCAGTGGGTGCCTAGGGCTCTGCATAGGGGAGACAGCACTGCCACAGCAGGAGGCAGGAGCAGACAGCAGGCAGCTGGGCAGGGCGAGGGCGGAGGAGGGGATGTTGGGGGTGACACAGTGAGTGCACAAGGCCCAAGGGCCACTGAAGGACGGGGCTTTGACTCGAGTGAGATGGGGTGCCATGGAGGCTCTGAGCAGGGGTGGGGTGTGCTGTGACTTATGTCTGGATAGGACCGCCCTAGCTGTTGTGCTGGAAGAGACTGTCGGAGCAGGGGTGAAAGCAGGGAGACCAGCTGGGAGGCTATGGCAATAATGTAGGTGACAGACCGAAAGATGAAGGTGGCCTAGCTCAGGATGTGGCAGTGGCAACAGTGAGAAGCGGCAGATTCTAGATGGATTTTACTGACGAATAGGATGTGGTGTATGACAGAGAAGGAGCAGCTAAGTATGACCACAGGGCTTTTGGGCTTGAGCAATAGGAGCAAAGAGCCTCCATTCCCGTGGGGAAGAGGGGAGAGCTACAGGTCTGGGGCAGGGCAGGCCACCAGCAATTCAGCTGTGATCATGGAAGCTTGCAGTAGCTCTGAGGCCACCACGTGGAGGGACTGTGTAGATGGCTGGGCTGGTGAGCCTTGAGTTCAGGAGAGAGGTCTGGGCTGGAAAGAGCCTCAGGAATCATCAgagcagagatggggtttaatGTTGGGAGATAACACGAGCTGCCCCAAGGAACACCTGGAGTTAGAATTCTAAGGGGGGCTGCTGAAGCACTGAGCCCGGAGAAGCCCCGCTGGTGAGAGCTTGGGGAGACAAGTGGAATCCACAGACACAGAGGCCCAGCCGGTGCAGAGGGAGGACCAGAGGGTGCTGCCCCAAGCAGGGGCATTTTACGAAAGAAGAACCGCTGGCAGGTCCACAGGATGAGGGCCCAGCACGGCCTCTGGACCAACAGAGTGGAGATGGCTGGTGACCTCAGTGAGAGCTGCTCTGTGCCATGGTGGGTGCAGGAGTCTGAGCGGAAGGGGTTCAAGAGAGACAAGGAGAAAGAACGGGAAGGAGGTCTGCCAGAAAGCAGAGAAGGGTGACAGCCTCGAGGGATGTGGGATCCAGGGAGTCTTTTTCCTTTGAGAGAGGAGCCACTTCAGTGTGTGTGCTCACGGGTATGCTCCAGGAGAGGAACGCTGAtcgagagggagaggaaggggccaGCTGTGGAGTGGGGGAAACACTGAGGGGTGGGGATGGTGGGGAGTCAGCTCAGACAGAAGCTGGGACAGCCCTGAGTCCCTGTGCACAGAGGCTGGGAGGTGAGTTGTGGAGGGAACTGGGGAAAGTTCTCTTCCATTTCATTCTGTGTGGCCGCCTCATGTGTTGTCTTTTCTCTCCACACCCTCCAGTGCCCAGGCATAGGTGTGGGGCAGACAGGTTGAGTAAGTCAGGCTGGAATTATCCCAGGAGCAACGGGCCAGAGGCTTGAGGGAGTATGCCAGGGAGGATTTTAATGGCAGACCTTGGACTCCAGGTTGGGTAAGGAGGAAGTAAGGACAAGGAGGGTGGCAGGGAAAAGGTGGGGGGAATCTGATGATCCGGATCAAGGGGACTTGAAAAGGTGGGAAGATCAGGCTGGTGGGGCTAAGAATCCATCTTCCAGTGGGAGTTACCTAGAGAGAAaggaggtgggggctggagggTGAGATGCCAAGCTGTGGTCAAGGAAGGGAGCACTTTTTGGTAAGGGTGGGATTTTAGGATAACGCCAGACTCTGGACTACTTTAAAGCCGTGGCCTTGACCCTCTCTTTCCCTAATCCCCGGGCCAATCCCCAGGGAGTCCTGTCTGGACTTCCTCCACAGCACTTCTCTCTACCCACCCCCCACCATGTCATCAAGCCACTGTCATTGCAGATCACAGCAGTGACcacctaactggtctccctgcttctcctCTTGCCCTGGTATAATCCATTCCACATACAGCAGCCACAGTGAgcttttcaaaatggaaattagaTCAGGACCCTCTCCAAAGATTCCTGTCACACCCAACGAGAGGAGTCTGCCACCTCCCGCCCTCCCGCCCCTGCCCCAGGTGACCTCTCATAGGCCCTGAGaagcctgagcctgggagggggTGTCGAGAGGGGAGAGGGCGGGGGCAGGCGCTACCTGAAGTGGTCCACCTGGTTGAGTACATAGATGTGGTGCTGGATCTTCTTCCTGCTCAGGAAGCGGTGCATGTGGGGCACAAAGACCAGGAGCTCCTCGAAGCGTTCGCGGAAGGGCACCAGCACTGCCAAGCGGTGGGGGCCCCAGGATGCGTCTTCTTCCCACTGCTCAGGGGGTGGCTCTGGGGGGCAGGCCCGAGGAGGGCCCGAGGTCTCCTGCCCTTGTCCCCTGGCTGCCCGGCCTACATCACCAGAGCAGCTGAGCTGCAGCCAGAGTAGGGAGAAGAAGCCCAGTAAGAGACAGGCCACGAAGAGATGGAAGACGGAACATTTCCGAGGGAGGCTGCCGGAGAGCAACCTGGACCTGAGACAAGAGCAGGGACAGGGTcagaagggcagggcagggctggcccTCTGACAGACCCTTTCTTTGGCCTCCCCACGAGGAGGCTGCACATAATTGCTCTACCCGAAGCACCTGGGAATTAGTACGAAAGCAACTTTAATGTTTTTGCTCATGCCACCACCATGCATCAGAATTCTGCTTACCTGTCTAGATCCAACCCATGCCACCCGCTCCTGGGAAGCCCTCTGAACCACTCCCAGGTCACAGAGCTGCCCCAGCTCCTCAATGCTGTCTTACTTTCTGTGACTAAGTCCTGGTCAGAGCTGCTCAGGACAGGGATGAGGAGGCTCCTGTCACTTGTATGTGCTCCTTGCCACGACAGTGGCTCAACGTCCTAAGCCAATGACAGGAGTCCCCACCTTAGAGATGCAACCCACTGCTTTCCAAACCCACTCCCCTACAGATCCAACCCAGCAGAAACCGTGGCTCCATGCTGCTTCCCAGAATGACCAAAGGCCACCCAGACACGGGTGTGTGCTGGCATTAGTCCAGGTAAAATGACCAATGTTTACTCTGGGAAGATCACACCTGCCCCCGAAGCAATGCAAGGCCCAAACTGTCAGTGGCAGTTCACTGAATGAGCCTCAAACCTTTAGTCCAAGAGGCAGCTCATGTAAAAGAcgggagacagagagggaaagaaagatgaGGGCTGGGTACAGCACAGGCACTGATTTCAGAAACTGGAAAACAGCAGCTGAACATCATAGACACTGGGGTGATGCCAGGAGACAGAATTCACCGGATTCCTTTGCCCCTCCTCTGGAAATTCCTGAGTATGCTGAGAGAGGGGCTGAGGAATCCAGGAAGGGGGAAGGTTCCTCGTACCCCCCCCCCACCTTCTCTCCAAAATAATCTGCAAAGGAATCCACTTCACAATCTTAATTTAAGAGTCAGCGATTAACTATCAGGTCTTATAAATTCTATctcaaggccgggcacagtggctcatgcctgtaatcccagcactttgggagctcgagaccagcctggcaaatatggtaacaccccgtctctactaaaaatacaaaaattagctgggtctggtggtgcgcacctgtagtcccagttacttgggaggctgaggcataagaatcacttgaacccaggaggtggaggttgcagtgagctgagatcatgccactgcattccagcctgggcaacagagactccgtctcataaataaataaacaaataaataaacaaattctaTCTCCTAAGTTCCCCTCTGATCCTTCCTCACTTGTCTGTTCCTTGCCCTGCTCAGACCCCTCCAATCTTCTGAATGACCCTCCTCTGTTTGCCAGACAAAGGCCAAGCCCTTTGGCCCGACAGTCAAAGCCCTCCGTGACCTGGCCCCAACTCCAGGAACTCCCAAGCCTTCGTCCCATGTTCTCATGCTGGGCGCCTCGGAGCTTCTCCACTTGCTAtattccttcctcctccagcccTCACAGAGCCCGCtccttctgcctgaaatgtcCTTTAACTGCCTGAGGCCCCCTGTTGATCCTTCAGAGCCAAACTCCAGTGTCATGGCCAgcactgccccctgcccccatAACACTCCCCCTTTTGTATTCCCACGGCATCTTACTTCCTACTTTTTTGTAATGCCTTGTGTCCTTGCTTCTCAGGCCATGTCAGATTCGTATCTGTGGCACAGCAAGCACAGGCCAGACAGCAGAGAGCTTGCCAAGTGAGTTACAGAAAGGGTTAAAGCAGTCAGGGCATGCCTTAAGTCACACGCTAAAGCCAGACTAACTCCTCCCTTTTTCTAGAGAAACAACTGTCAACCTGGAAGCCAGTAGCCTTGAAGCCAGGCCCAGGTTCCACATGCAGCTAAGAGGTGGCCTGGTAGGATACCCCCAAGGCTTCTGACTTACCCCCCATTATCCTGTGGTGGTGGATTCAGCCGGGGAGGCGCATAGCCCAGTCCTGAGAGTGGCCTGGGAAGGCTGGAACCTCTACAGAGTTTCCCTTGCCCTCTGGGCTTTTTCTGGGGGCAGGGTAGATTCTGGAGAGATGGATATGGGGTGATATCCCTTCAGGAAAAGAAGCAGTGACTATTATCCAGGCGAACGGCGTGGACTGGGCACTCCAAGCACTTTCACACACTATTCCCTCGGCCCTGCTCCCCTCTCCTATGAGGAGTACATCCCCACAGGCATTATCCTGTGCTCTAAGGGCACAAACCGCTGAGCAACTGAATTGAACCCAGAGTCCCAATTCCTCAGGACAGTGGACACTGAGAACAGTTGCTCCTGGTGCCCCCAGGTGGCAAACTCCAGATTTGCAGTCCCAGCGGTTCCCAGGCCCAGGCCGCCCTGACTCTGAGGGGCAGTTCAGAAGAGGCTTTGTCTCCCTCATCAATCACTGCCCAAGGCTAGTAAGAGGCGGATTCAcacccaggcaggctggctccaGAACCTACACTCCATAGCTACACTAGCCTGCATCAGTTGCGTGGATCTTTGCACTACCCCTGTGTCAAAAGCACAGAACTGACATCAGTAAATTTCTCTGGGAACAGCTACAGAAAGGGATCAGAAAATAGAAATGCTCCTCTATTACCTTTCCTTTCTTGTGTCATACAAACTTCATACTACAAGGTTTGAATCCTCAGCTGCTCTGGTTACAGCACCTCAAAACTGCAAACGTAACTGGAAGACAACTGGCACCTCCTCTTGTGCCAGGCAGTGCCATGGTCTTTACATGAATgctctcctttaatcctcacacaGCCCTGCAGAGTCAATATTGTGACAACTATCTCAGCAATGGAAAGGCTGCGGTCAGAAAGATGCAGGGGTCTCTGCTCACAGAATTAACGAGGACTCCTGCCCAGGTCGAACTCCAGTCCATGCTTTCTATTATATTCCTGTCTTCTCCTTTCAACACTAAGTCTGAAAAATCCCCAGGAGTAAAAGTTGTGCCCACTAAAttccagaatctttttttttttttttttttttttttgagacggagtctcgctctgtcgcccaggctgaagtgtagtggcgcaatctcggctcactgcaagctccgcctcccggatttacgccattctcctgcctcagcctcccgagtagctgggactacacgcgcccgccaccacacccagcaaatttttttctctatttagtagagacggggtttcacggtgttagccaggatggtctcgatgatctcctgacctcgtgatccgcccgcttcggcctcccaaagtgctgggattacaggcgtgagccaccgcgcccggccaaattccAGAATCTTATGGCACCTGACAAACTTAAGAAACATGAAGGAAATGAGGTGTCATTCACTGGGAGGAGATCCTGTCATGTGTTATGTGAGAAGACTTGCAGGGACACATCTCAAGCGCCCCCCAAATGGAGGCAGTCAAATCGCTTTCCCCATTCTGCTTTAGTGAGAAACATCATTAGCTAAGGTGTGGGCCAAGCTCCCATCTTTCACGTAGGGCCAGTACAACTGCATAGGAAACGGACTATGAGGAGTGTCTAGTACGTGCCAGGCGGTGACCAGCCAGGCAGAGCACGGAGCTTCTCTGGTGGGTTCTGCTGGCGGCCTGCGAAGGATGGGGGGGAAGTGTTAAGGAGGGAGGGTCTGAGGCTACATGGATGTGATGAGGGAGGCCGAGACCAGAGAAACGTAATAAATGCCCTCAGGGATCAGAGACAGATTGAGAAACACAAATCCATGGTGAGAGGTCAGCGGAGACAGAGACCCGCATGCAGACAGAGGGAGGCTGgtggagacacacagacacaacgAAACACATAATGAGAGAGACTAGCAAAGAGGGGATCAGAAACTCACAAACGGAAGTCAATGGAGAAACACAGACCCACGGGCGCGGGGGAAGGTGCTGGAGGAAGAACGAGTGCAGCGGAGAGGCAGAGCGGGGGCGGGGAGTGGCGGAGGGCGGGAGAGGCAAAGACCCACACCGACAGACAGAAACCGGAACAGAGCGCCAGGGACCCACACGCCCTCACAGAGACCCGCAGACGTGGAGACGTGACGGCCTCGGGCTCCCAGATTCCGCGGGCGGCCGAGAAAGGAGCGGCGCCCGGGAGGACGGGGCCCGGGCCGGCCACCGCCGCTCACCTGCCGTCCTCCCAGGGCAGCTGCGCCACTTTCCTCCGCGAGGGGAACATCGTGCGGGGAAGCGGCGGCGGCGCATGGGGCAGGGGCTCGCCGCCCGGCCGGCCCGGCCTCCCGGGCCTACGCGGCGCCTCCGCCTCCCGCTCCGCCCAGACCCGTCCGCCCCGCCCCCCGGTCCGCCGGGTCCGCTGCTCCGGCCGCGCCGCCCGCTCCCGGAGCCGCCGCCTCCAAGGTTCTGCTTGCGAGCAGCGCGGGCGGGCCTCCCTCGCGGGGCGGCTCCTTCCTAGCCGCCCCGGGACCCGCCTGACAGCCCGAGGAACTGAAGCCCAGACGCCTAGGGCCTCCCAACAAGTCAATGGGCTGGGACTGGACCTAAAAGTCTAGACTTCCAAACCAGCGCTCGGGGAGAATCTGCATCTCCGTCCTCTTCCCGAGGGGAGGCGGGAGCGTCCCAGGGTCCCCGTCTCGGCCCAGGCGGCGCGTTCTCCTCCGCACAAGCTTGGAGGGGCAAAGCCAAGCTCATGCCTCGGCGCTGAGTTCAGCTGACAGCCCGAGCAGACGTTAGGAGCCCAGTTCTGAAGGCAAGTTGACTGAATT is a window from the Rhinopithecus roxellana isolate Shanxi Qingling chromosome 3, ASM756505v1, whole genome shotgun sequence genome containing:
- the B4GALT7 gene encoding beta-1,4-galactosyltransferase 7 isoform X2, whose protein sequence is MFPSRRKVAQLPWEDGRSRLLSGSLPRKCSVFHLFVACLLLGFFSLLWLQLSCSGDVGRAARGQGQETSGPPRACPPEPPPEQWEEDASWGPHRLAVLVPFRERFEELLVFVPHMHRFLSRKKIQHHIYVLNQVDHFRFNRAALINVGFLESSNSTDYIAMHDVDLLPLNEELDYGFPEAGPFHVASPELHPLYHYKTYVGGILLLSKQHYQLCNGMSNRFWGWGREDDEFYRRIKGAGLQLFRPSGITTGYKTFHHLHDPAWRKRDQKRIAAQKQEQFKVDREGGLNTVKYQVASRTALSVGGAPCTVLNIMLDCDKTATPWCTFS
- the B4GALT7 gene encoding beta-1,4-galactosyltransferase 7 isoform X1 — encoded protein: MFPSRRKVAQLPWEDGRDITPYPSLQNLPCPQKKPRGQGKLCRGSSLPRPLSGLGYAPPRLNPPPQDNGGSRLLSGSLPRKCSVFHLFVACLLLGFFSLLWLQLSCSGDVGRAARGQGQETSGPPRACPPEPPPEQWEEDASWGPHRLAVLVPFRERFEELLVFVPHMHRFLSRKKIQHHIYVLNQVDHFRFNRAALINVGFLESSNSTDYIAMHDVDLLPLNEELDYGFPEAGPFHVASPELHPLYHYKTYVGGILLLSKQHYQLCNGMSNRFWGWGREDDEFYRRIKGAGLQLFRPSGITTGYKTFHHLHDPAWRKRDQKRIAAQKQEQFKVDREGGLNTVKYQVASRTALSVGGAPCTVLNIMLDCDKTATPWCTFS